The Streptomyces sp. NBC_00440 genome contains a region encoding:
- a CDS encoding bifunctional adenosylcobinamide kinase/adenosylcobinamide-phosphate guanylyltransferase — protein MELTLLGTGAPDGLPRPDCPCAVCAAARGERARAATALLVDGVLLLDLTPGAAMAAARAGHSLAGVRQVLLTHPHNGPPVELPAGLPQAGRVADGRVLTLISGHRVRAVAMDSPGTGYEVTSPEGERLLYLPPGASPAGFPDDGRAPYEMVLADVVGRPDALARLRSAGAVGATTDVLAVHLGHEVPPGPELARRLAAAGARAVPDGTTLIVGEYHAVPDLPRRTLVLGGARSGKSVEAERRLEGFPGVVYVATGGSRDGDAEWASRVGLHRERRPGSWRTEETCDLLPLLAEHDGPPLLIDCLSLWLTDAMDRVGAWEDERWADGGERALHERVSELVAAVRATRRMVVTVSNEVGSGVVPATASGRRFRDELGRLNAAFAAECEHVLLVVAGQAVVLRG, from the coding sequence GTGGAACTCACTCTCCTCGGCACCGGTGCCCCCGACGGGCTGCCCCGTCCCGACTGTCCCTGCGCCGTCTGTGCGGCCGCCCGGGGCGAGCGGGCTCGGGCGGCGACCGCGCTGCTCGTCGACGGCGTACTGCTGCTCGACCTCACTCCGGGGGCCGCCATGGCCGCCGCACGCGCCGGGCACTCGCTGGCCGGCGTACGCCAGGTGCTGCTCACCCATCCGCACAACGGGCCCCCGGTGGAGCTGCCGGCCGGGCTGCCGCAGGCCGGCCGGGTGGCCGACGGACGCGTGCTGACGCTGATCAGCGGGCACCGGGTACGGGCGGTCGCGATGGACTCCCCCGGCACCGGGTACGAGGTGACGTCGCCGGAGGGCGAGCGGCTGCTGTACCTGCCGCCGGGCGCCTCACCCGCGGGATTCCCCGACGACGGCCGGGCTCCGTACGAGATGGTGCTGGCCGATGTCGTCGGACGCCCGGACGCCCTGGCCAGGCTGCGGTCGGCCGGGGCCGTCGGTGCCACCACCGATGTGCTCGCCGTCCACCTCGGCCACGAGGTGCCGCCGGGTCCTGAGCTGGCGAGACGGCTGGCCGCCGCGGGGGCGCGGGCGGTACCGGACGGGACGACGCTGATCGTCGGCGAGTACCACGCGGTGCCCGACCTGCCGCGCCGCACGCTGGTGCTCGGCGGGGCCCGCTCGGGGAAGTCCGTGGAAGCCGAACGGCGTCTGGAGGGGTTCCCGGGGGTCGTGTACGTCGCGACGGGCGGCAGCCGCGACGGGGACGCCGAGTGGGCGTCCCGGGTGGGGCTGCACCGCGAGCGCAGACCGGGCTCCTGGCGGACCGAGGAGACCTGCGACCTGCTGCCGCTGCTGGCGGAGCACGACGGGCCCCCGCTGCTGATCGACTGCCTGTCCCTGTGGCTGACCGACGCGATGGACCGGGTGGGCGCCTGGGAGGACGAGCGGTGGGCGGACGGCGGCGAACGGGCGCTGCACGAGCGGGTGAGCGAGCTGGTCGCCGCGGTCAGGGCCACCCGGCGCATGGTCGTCACGGTCAGCAACGAGGTGGGCTCGGGTGTGGTGCCGGCGACCGCGTCGGGGCGGCGCTTCCGGGACGAACTCGGGCGGCTGAACGCGGCCTTCGCCGCCGAGTGCGAGCACGTTCTCCTGGTCGTCGCAGGGCAGGCGGTCGTGCTGCGCGGCTGA